A region of Granulicella aggregans DNA encodes the following proteins:
- a CDS encoding GNAT family N-acetyltransferase — protein sequence MKIRLAQPGDVPAIMQIVRAVVPLMRASGNLQWDDIYPNPAVFDADIALSQLWVADIDGSLAGVIALTTEQSPEYVQAGWDIEVPAIVVHRLAVDPAFQGRGVAIALMQQAEIVAEGKGIDRVRADTNTHNQVMQRLMPKLGYDLSGEIGLEFRPGLRFFCYEKLLAVGANSSQRA from the coding sequence ATGAAGATTCGGCTTGCCCAGCCCGGCGACGTTCCCGCGATCATGCAGATTGTCCGTGCCGTGGTGCCGTTGATGCGCGCCTCCGGCAATCTGCAATGGGACGATATCTATCCGAATCCAGCGGTGTTTGACGCGGACATTGCGCTATCGCAGCTATGGGTCGCGGATATTGATGGCAGCCTAGCGGGTGTCATTGCTCTGACCACCGAGCAGTCGCCAGAGTACGTACAGGCCGGATGGGACATTGAGGTTCCGGCGATTGTGGTGCACCGACTGGCGGTAGATCCGGCGTTCCAGGGACGTGGGGTGGCGATTGCCTTGATGCAGCAGGCCGAGATTGTCGCCGAAGGGAAGGGGATCGACCGGGTCCGCGCGGACACGAATACACACAACCAGGTGATGCAGCGATTGATGCCAAAGTTGGGGTACGATCTCTCCGGCGAGATCGGGTTGGAGTTTCGGCCAGGATTGCGATTTTTCTGCTACGAGAAGTTGCTTGCGGTTGGGGCCAACTCGTCACAAAGGGCTTAA
- the plsY gene encoding glycerol-3-phosphate 1-O-acyltransferase PlsY, translating to MNSWIISLTTAYLLGSIPFGYLLVRTFKHEDIRKTGSGNIGATNVLRSGAKGLGIATLLLDLGKACGAVWIAMLIAPGNYDLAVASGVAAVVGHVFPVWLGFRGGKGVASALGVFLALTWPSALCILSVFIVVVMLTRFVSLASIIAAATLPFFAYYFVPERSPIVISGFLFLSVLIIGKHHQNIRRLLAGTESRFGSRKAGD from the coding sequence ATGAATAGCTGGATCATCTCGCTGACGACTGCCTATCTGCTGGGCTCTATCCCTTTTGGATATCTGCTGGTGCGGACTTTCAAGCACGAGGACATCCGCAAGACAGGCAGCGGCAACATCGGAGCGACGAACGTGTTGCGTTCGGGAGCGAAAGGCCTGGGCATCGCGACGTTGCTGCTCGATCTCGGTAAGGCGTGCGGAGCGGTGTGGATCGCTATGCTGATCGCGCCGGGGAACTATGACCTGGCGGTTGCGAGCGGCGTGGCGGCGGTGGTTGGGCACGTTTTTCCGGTATGGCTCGGCTTTCGCGGCGGAAAGGGAGTCGCCAGCGCTCTCGGTGTCTTTCTTGCGCTTACCTGGCCGAGTGCTCTGTGCATCCTCAGCGTCTTCATCGTGGTGGTGATGCTCACGCGTTTTGTCTCCCTGGCTTCGATCATTGCGGCGGCCACACTGCCATTCTTTGCTTACTATTTTGTTCCGGAGCGCAGTCCTATCGTGATTTCGGGGTTTCTCTTTCTTAGCGTGTTGATTATTGGCAAGCACCATCAAAATATCCGCCGTCTTCTGGCAGGAACTGAGAGCCGTTTCGGCTCCAGAAAGGCGGGCGATTGA
- a CDS encoding GNAT family N-acetyltransferase yields the protein MQTVGEFEAVQTATPQINIRPLKTGEDATPFRTLNEEWITRFFVLEAKDKATLGDPENMILAKGGQIYFVRAEDEVVGCVALIPMNDGVYELSKMAVAPKMRGLGIGRKLLEYTIAQARQRGATSLFLGSSSRLKNAVHLYESLGFQHVPPDSLPDMHYSRADVFMTMTLEASEKDER from the coding sequence ATGCAGACGGTAGGCGAGTTCGAAGCAGTGCAGACGGCAACGCCGCAGATCAACATACGACCGCTGAAGACTGGCGAGGATGCAACCCCTTTTCGTACCCTGAACGAGGAGTGGATCACGCGATTCTTTGTTCTTGAAGCCAAAGATAAGGCCACGCTGGGCGATCCGGAGAACATGATCCTGGCGAAGGGCGGCCAGATCTACTTCGTCCGGGCGGAGGACGAGGTGGTTGGCTGCGTAGCGCTGATTCCTATGAACGATGGTGTCTATGAGCTATCGAAGATGGCGGTAGCACCGAAGATGCGTGGTCTTGGCATAGGGCGGAAGCTGCTCGAATATACGATTGCGCAGGCGCGTCAGCGGGGGGCGACGTCGCTCTTCCTCGGCAGCAGCAGCAGGCTGAAGAATGCAGTGCACCTCTACGAATCGCTCGGTTTTCAGCACGTGCCGCCTGATAGCCTTCCAGATATGCACTATTCGCGCGCCGATGTCTTTATGACGATGACGCTTGAGGCGAGCGAGAAGGACGAGCGATGA
- a CDS encoding GGDEF domain-containing protein, which yields MDIHSLHVEHTVLLAVYTLLTVVNARMHKGIQGIHWFSIYNALLFVGALLVALRGHIPNSISIVGGNLFVVAGYIALFICLARFFGAKLTELRIQGVLAAVGVVTMVQYGLIHPDTDKRLLAYSVVLCLQQAHVALFVARKERRDTHAAASMVFMLGGLGLMNLWRIAAVATQAVPQDYLKVRGGLVWMVLINTALQCGAIVSYVWMTASLLRGNLAVQALTDPLTGLLNRRAMDRAAEKVLGAVTLDAPASAIAVDLNDFKQINDSHGHACGDVTLIAVARCLELGLRHSDFIGRMGGDEFIALLPRTPVEVAREMARALDHALRSVVIPFGGKEVRISASFGCAEASSAASTWGDLIGACDKALYEAKSDRRRIGTTAAVVPEPAL from the coding sequence ATGGACATTCACTCCCTACATGTCGAACACACTGTTTTGCTGGCCGTGTATACGCTGCTCACAGTTGTGAACGCCCGTATGCACAAGGGAATTCAGGGCATCCACTGGTTTTCGATTTATAACGCCCTGCTTTTTGTGGGCGCCCTGCTCGTTGCGCTGCGGGGACACATCCCCAACTCGATCTCGATTGTGGGCGGCAACCTGTTTGTCGTGGCAGGCTACATTGCGCTTTTTATCTGCCTGGCGCGATTCTTCGGAGCGAAGCTGACCGAGCTCCGCATTCAGGGGGTTCTGGCCGCGGTTGGCGTGGTCACGATGGTGCAATACGGACTGATCCATCCCGATACCGACAAGCGGCTCCTGGCTTACAGCGTTGTTCTCTGTCTGCAGCAGGCGCATGTCGCCCTCTTCGTGGCGCGTAAGGAGCGCCGCGACACGCATGCGGCCGCCTCGATGGTATTTATGCTGGGAGGACTTGGGCTGATGAACCTATGGCGGATCGCGGCGGTAGCCACGCAGGCGGTCCCGCAGGACTATCTGAAGGTGCGTGGTGGCCTGGTCTGGATGGTGCTGATCAATACTGCTCTGCAGTGTGGGGCGATCGTATCGTACGTTTGGATGACGGCGTCGCTGCTGCGGGGCAATCTCGCGGTGCAGGCGTTGACCGATCCGCTTACGGGGCTCTTGAACCGGCGGGCCATGGACCGCGCGGCTGAGAAGGTCCTTGGAGCGGTGACCCTGGACGCGCCTGCCTCAGCGATTGCAGTTGATTTGAATGACTTCAAGCAGATCAACGATTCTCATGGCCATGCCTGCGGCGATGTGACGCTGATCGCTGTCGCGCGCTGCCTTGAACTCGGGCTGCGGCACAGCGATTTTATCGGCAGGATGGGCGGCGACGAGTTCATTGCGCTGCTGCCGCGTACACCGGTCGAGGTCGCGCGCGAGATGGCTCGCGCACTCGACCACGCGTTGCGTTCCGTGGTCATTCCCTTCGGGGGCAAAGAGGTGCGCATCTCTGCCAGCTTCGGCTGCGCGGAGGCAAGCTCGGCTGCATCCACCTGGGGAGACTTGATCGGCGCATGTGATAAGGCTCTGTATGAGGCGAAGAGCGACCGCCGCAGGATAGGCACGACGGCGGCTGTAGTTCCTGAGCCCGCGCTTTAG
- a CDS encoding TlpA family protein disulfide reductase → MKILAAVVLSSILFLAGSEVALAEGSGQLEAKYVALDGSTHSLAELDGHVAVLNFWATWCGPCREEMLRLQNLADGYATKGVTFVAIALDDADTQAKIPGVVAQRSFSIPVWKGATAETLKQLDLGVLVPATLILDDHGVVIGRIEGEARDKDVRTRLDWLLGGRQGRQPKIVQKNDIEEW, encoded by the coding sequence ATGAAGATCCTTGCTGCCGTTGTCTTGTCGTCGATCTTGTTCCTTGCAGGCTCAGAAGTCGCGCTGGCCGAAGGAAGTGGACAACTTGAGGCGAAATATGTTGCGCTCGATGGCTCGACGCATAGCCTTGCTGAATTGGACGGTCACGTCGCGGTGCTGAACTTCTGGGCGACATGGTGTGGCCCCTGTCGCGAGGAGATGCTGCGACTACAGAATCTAGCGGATGGGTATGCGACCAAGGGCGTCACGTTCGTCGCGATCGCGCTGGACGACGCGGACACACAAGCGAAGATTCCTGGCGTGGTAGCCCAGCGCTCGTTCAGTATCCCCGTCTGGAAGGGCGCGACTGCGGAGACGTTGAAGCAGCTTGATCTGGGTGTCCTAGTGCCGGCGACGTTGATTCTGGACGATCACGGAGTCGTGATCGGGCGGATTGAGGGCGAGGCGCGAGATAAAGATGTTCGGACACGGTTGGACTGGCTGCTGGGCGGCCGACAGGGCAGGCAGCCCAAGATCGTCCAGAAGAACGACATAGAGGAGTGGTAG
- a CDS encoding ComEC/Rec2 family competence protein, whose product MAAALAFGGGDGMAHHAGAWRPVVMLLAWTLILTALALYAARTETRIAVLPALSLWLTVGFWSAEIQPAPSPQAELVHYADGLQRMVRGHIVRVRELPVQVADDEKEPGSHLAIDLAVDEVEEITPDLSRMVPVNGGIRINLAGDSTPITLRCGDAVEATLRLRTPERYRDPGAWQYVDYLAAQGIGATSTLPAARLLTTTHDHHAGTIRCRLYAAQRWASVRLMAYVDSHANAHLPKTLRLSADDAGMLNAMLFGDRDRLSHTLRLGFERTGSFHLFVVSGMHVALLAGALFYLCRRLRVPQVAATSSTIVITALYALLTGFGAPVQRALLMSSIFLIARLLNRDRNVMNSLGAAALAVLVLSPSALFEASFQMTFLVIVAIGGIAIPLGEWSFLPYARAARNLDHLWLDLGMHPRLAEFRIRLRIWGEHLEPLLGGVGLCASAALVRCSLWLLELLLIGVVAEMVMVLPMATYFHRATIFALPANVLSIPLVAVLAPMGVMTFLASLINPWLAAIPASMTALLLHSITGVIGHISRLHASDWRIPGPSPWVFALAVPCWLTLCWLVRRSQTLATLTGALLPLIAVVVLWPEPVIFTPHDLEVTAIDVGQGDSLLLVSPEGRTMLVDAGGPVGRGENAALNTKFDVGEDVVSSYLWSRRMRRLDVVALTHAHSDHMGGMAAVLRNFRPHELWVGVDPDSGAYASLLNEARDLGIAIVHLHAGDTRMFGGIGFSVLAPAPAYRNPGAPVNDDSLVLRADYGQASVLLEGDAEAPSERAMLVAGEVHPVTLLKVGHHGSRTSTTPEFFAAAHPQIAVISVGKGNTFGHPRPEVIERLAQAHTRVYRTDRFGLTQFLLTSDGGIREIESGP is encoded by the coding sequence ATGGCAGCCGCTTTGGCATTTGGCGGGGGCGATGGGATGGCTCATCACGCAGGAGCGTGGCGGCCTGTCGTGATGTTGTTGGCGTGGACGCTGATCCTGACGGCGCTCGCGCTATATGCGGCTCGAACGGAGACAAGGATCGCGGTGCTTCCCGCCTTGTCGCTCTGGCTGACCGTCGGCTTCTGGTCTGCGGAGATACAGCCCGCGCCCTCGCCCCAGGCAGAGCTTGTGCACTATGCCGATGGTCTGCAGCGCATGGTTCGAGGGCATATCGTCCGTGTCCGCGAACTTCCCGTGCAGGTTGCCGATGACGAAAAGGAGCCTGGCAGTCACCTCGCGATCGATCTTGCAGTCGATGAAGTGGAAGAGATCACCCCAGACCTCTCGCGAATGGTGCCCGTGAACGGCGGTATCCGTATCAATCTTGCCGGTGATTCCACCCCGATAACTCTTCGCTGCGGCGATGCCGTTGAGGCGACTCTTCGTCTTCGCACGCCAGAGCGCTACCGAGATCCGGGCGCGTGGCAGTATGTCGATTACCTCGCTGCGCAGGGCATTGGCGCGACATCGACGCTGCCTGCCGCGCGCCTTCTGACGACCACTCACGATCACCACGCAGGCACGATCCGCTGCAGACTCTACGCCGCACAGCGATGGGCATCTGTCAGGCTCATGGCCTACGTCGACTCCCACGCCAACGCGCACTTGCCCAAAACGCTTCGCCTGAGCGCCGACGACGCCGGCATGCTCAATGCAATGCTCTTCGGAGACCGCGACCGGCTTAGCCACACGCTGCGTCTCGGCTTCGAGCGCACCGGCTCGTTCCATCTCTTCGTCGTCTCAGGGATGCATGTGGCCTTGTTGGCCGGAGCCTTGTTCTATCTCTGCCGAAGGCTCCGCGTTCCGCAGGTAGCGGCCACTTCCAGCACCATCGTGATCACGGCGCTGTACGCCTTACTGACGGGCTTCGGAGCTCCGGTACAGCGAGCACTGCTGATGTCTTCCATCTTCCTCATCGCGCGTCTGCTGAACCGCGACCGCAACGTGATGAACTCGCTCGGAGCAGCGGCTTTGGCAGTGTTGGTCTTGTCACCATCGGCTCTCTTCGAAGCAAGCTTCCAGATGACGTTTCTTGTCATCGTCGCGATTGGCGGTATAGCGATCCCATTGGGCGAGTGGAGCTTCCTCCCCTATGCGCGGGCCGCGCGGAATCTCGATCATCTATGGCTCGACCTCGGCATGCATCCGCGATTAGCCGAGTTCCGCATCCGCCTGCGCATCTGGGGAGAGCACCTTGAGCCTCTGCTGGGTGGTGTGGGCCTGTGCGCGTCGGCCGCGCTGGTCCGGTGCTCGCTATGGCTGCTCGAACTGCTCTTGATCGGCGTGGTCGCGGAGATGGTGATGGTCCTGCCCATGGCCACCTACTTCCATCGCGCTACCATCTTCGCGCTCCCCGCAAATGTCCTCAGCATTCCGCTCGTAGCCGTACTTGCGCCGATGGGCGTTATGACGTTCCTTGCTTCGCTTATAAACCCTTGGCTAGCCGCGATTCCCGCCTCGATGACCGCCTTGCTGCTGCATTCCATCACTGGAGTGATCGGCCACATCAGTCGGCTGCACGCCTCGGATTGGCGTATCCCTGGCCCTTCGCCGTGGGTCTTCGCTCTTGCTGTACCGTGCTGGCTCACGCTCTGCTGGCTGGTACGACGATCGCAGACGTTGGCGACACTGACTGGCGCCCTGCTGCCCTTGATTGCGGTTGTGGTGCTATGGCCCGAGCCTGTCATCTTCACGCCGCATGACCTCGAGGTCACAGCGATCGATGTGGGACAGGGCGACTCGCTGCTGCTCGTCAGCCCCGAAGGCCGAACGATGTTGGTCGATGCGGGAGGCCCCGTCGGGCGCGGAGAGAACGCTGCGCTCAACACCAAGTTCGATGTGGGAGAGGACGTCGTCTCGTCTTACCTGTGGTCACGGAGGATGCGCCGTCTCGATGTAGTCGCTCTGACGCATGCGCACAGCGACCACATGGGCGGTATGGCCGCCGTGCTGCGTAACTTCCGTCCGCATGAGCTTTGGGTTGGCGTCGATCCCGATTCAGGAGCGTACGCTTCGCTGCTGAACGAAGCTCGTGACCTGGGCATCGCGATCGTCCATCTGCACGCAGGAGATACAAGGATGTTTGGAGGCATAGGGTTCAGCGTGCTGGCGCCTGCGCCCGCCTATCGCAATCCAGGCGCACCGGTGAACGATGACTCGCTGGTCCTGCGTGCGGACTACGGTCAGGCCTCGGTTCTGCTGGAGGGCGACGCCGAAGCTCCGAGCGAGCGCGCGATGTTGGTGGCTGGCGAGGTGCATCCCGTGACCCTTCTCAAGGTGGGGCACCATGGCAGCAGGACCTCCACCACACCGGAGTTCTTTGCCGCCGCCCATCCGCAGATTGCGGTGATCTCCGTGGGGAAGGGCAACACGTTTGGCCATCCCCGGCCGGAAGTAATCGAAAGATTGGCGCAGGCGCACACTCGCGTCTATCGCACAGATAGGTTCGGCCTTACGCAATTTCTCTTGACGAGCGACGGCGGAATTCGCGAGATTGAGTCAGGGCCGTAA
- a CDS encoding class I SAM-dependent RNA methyltransferase: MKTLRIEKMIYGGNGVAESGETLPFVLPEELGQPEAGAFPNVIEASPDRVAPECVHFGACGGCHYQHANYPAQLEIKRAILLETFAAAGITELPKIEVHSGDPWHYRNRIRLRVGEVDGELRVGYNRAGSSGGEAMLPVTMCSIASPILWRAAEAVVALAKTDAAVRGWLAAAVELEFFTNDDESALQLVLFTRRPPAAGFGAFCKALQKSIPQLEGAGVALLPKNPSPQGRRAEHAKSGPQWGTPGILYRVGNDRHWVSRGAFFQVNRHVVAQLLRLAVGERKGALAWDLYAGVGLFSRALASTFETVVAVEAGQPAATDLAAALKGKKHRAVAMTTLEFLQAAVIQRERPDLIVMDPPRAGVGAEVCALLARVRCPEIVYVSCDPVTLARDLKQLTGDGYKLVELNLVDMFPQTFHMETVSVLRR; this comes from the coding sequence ATGAAAACCCTGCGCATCGAGAAGATGATCTACGGTGGCAACGGCGTCGCGGAGAGCGGAGAGACGCTGCCCTTCGTGTTGCCCGAAGAGTTAGGGCAGCCTGAAGCAGGCGCGTTCCCGAACGTGATCGAGGCATCGCCAGATCGTGTCGCTCCAGAGTGCGTTCACTTTGGTGCCTGCGGTGGCTGTCACTATCAGCACGCAAATTATCCCGCCCAATTAGAGATTAAGCGGGCGATCCTTCTGGAGACCTTCGCTGCAGCTGGAATCACGGAGTTGCCGAAGATCGAAGTGCATTCCGGCGATCCTTGGCACTATCGAAATCGCATACGGCTTCGCGTAGGAGAGGTAGATGGCGAGTTGCGCGTAGGCTATAACCGCGCCGGATCGTCGGGCGGAGAGGCGATGCTCCCGGTGACGATGTGCTCGATTGCATCGCCGATTTTGTGGCGGGCCGCCGAAGCTGTGGTCGCACTCGCAAAGACAGACGCCGCGGTCCGGGGATGGCTTGCTGCGGCGGTGGAACTCGAGTTTTTCACCAACGACGACGAAAGCGCGCTCCAGCTTGTCTTGTTTACGCGAAGACCGCCTGCGGCTGGATTTGGAGCTTTCTGCAAGGCGCTGCAAAAGTCTATTCCGCAACTTGAAGGGGCGGGCGTAGCGCTGCTACCCAAGAATCCTTCACCGCAAGGCCGTAGAGCGGAACATGCAAAATCGGGGCCACAGTGGGGCACGCCGGGCATCCTCTATAGGGTTGGTAACGACCGTCACTGGGTAAGTCGTGGCGCTTTCTTCCAGGTGAATCGTCACGTGGTTGCGCAGCTATTGCGCCTCGCTGTCGGCGAACGCAAAGGCGCGCTTGCTTGGGACCTATACGCGGGCGTGGGCCTCTTCTCTCGGGCTTTGGCATCAACGTTTGAAACTGTAGTCGCGGTCGAGGCAGGCCAACCCGCGGCGACTGATCTAGCGGCGGCTCTGAAGGGCAAGAAGCATCGCGCCGTAGCGATGACGACCCTCGAATTCCTCCAGGCCGCTGTGATCCAACGCGAACGCCCAGACCTAATCGTGATGGACCCCCCTCGCGCCGGCGTCGGTGCCGAGGTCTGCGCTCTGTTGGCACGGGTGCGCTGCCCGGAGATCGTCTACGTGTCATGCGATCCGGTCACCCTCGCGCGCGACCTGAAGCAACTCACCGGCGACGGCTACAAACTCGTCGAGCTCAATCTGGTCGATATGTTTCCCCAGACCTTCCACATGGAGACCGTCTCCGTCCTCCGCCGCTAG
- a CDS encoding LysR substrate-binding domain-containing protein, with protein sequence MDQNIELRHLRYFVAVAEELHFGRAAERLHLSQPPLSQQIRNLEESLGYPLFKRTSRSVALTTAGDAFLLRARRTLRNLERDIEDTRSIGRGEVGALNVGFVGSGMLVMLPSIFKTYREAYPKVHLRLHESFTSRVVEGLENGSLDVGILRDSDPTEGLQIKTILTEPYVAVLPRNHRCAAQKSISPAMLRDEPFVHYPRSAGARAFDKPLKIFESYGFQPRIAQEASHWLTILRLIGAGFGVSVAPACVRQIASPEVVCLPLRGVKETSQIELTWLVGESRPIVEAFAQIAAGQTG encoded by the coding sequence ATGGATCAGAACATCGAGCTTCGCCACCTCCGCTACTTCGTAGCCGTCGCCGAAGAGCTTCACTTCGGGCGCGCAGCCGAGCGGCTCCATCTTTCGCAGCCGCCGCTCTCGCAACAGATCCGAAACCTCGAAGAGAGCCTGGGATATCCCCTCTTCAAGCGCACATCGCGTTCCGTCGCGCTGACGACGGCAGGTGACGCCTTTCTATTGCGGGCCCGGCGGACGCTCCGCAATCTCGAGCGCGACATCGAGGACACCCGCAGCATCGGCCGCGGAGAGGTCGGTGCGCTCAACGTGGGCTTCGTCGGATCAGGCATGCTGGTCATGCTGCCCTCCATCTTCAAGACCTATCGCGAGGCCTACCCGAAGGTCCACCTGCGACTGCACGAATCGTTCACCTCCCGCGTCGTGGAAGGCCTTGAAAACGGTTCGCTCGATGTAGGGATACTTCGCGACAGCGACCCAACGGAAGGTCTGCAGATCAAGACGATCCTCACCGAGCCCTATGTCGCTGTGCTTCCTCGCAACCACCGCTGCGCCGCGCAGAAGAGCATCTCGCCAGCGATGCTGCGCGATGAGCCCTTCGTCCACTATCCACGCAGCGCCGGAGCGCGCGCCTTCGACAAGCCGCTGAAGATCTTCGAGAGCTATGGATTTCAGCCGCGCATCGCGCAGGAGGCCTCGCACTGGCTTACGATCCTGCGCCTGATTGGCGCAGGCTTCGGCGTCTCGGTCGCTCCCGCGTGCGTCCGCCAGATCGCATCGCCGGAGGTCGTCTGCCTGCCGTTGCGGGGCGTGAAGGAGACGAGCCAGATAGAACTAACGTGGCTCGTCGGAGAGTCACGACCAATCGTTGAAGCCTTCGCCCAAATTGCGGCTGGCCAGACCGGTTGA
- a CDS encoding alpha-galactosidase has translation MPSPTRALDNGLARTPPMGWNSWNKFACDGLNEKVVRETADTMVSNGMKDAGYQYVNLDDCWQSSRDADGNIVVDAVHFPSGIKALADYVHSKGLKFGLYSDAGTLTCAKRPGSIGHEYQDALQYAKWGVDYLKEDWCSTLPGQSAESSYTLMRDALADAAKKTGHPILFSLCEWGSNKPWLWAGPVGNMWRSTGDIQDCWNCKKDWGGNGVVQIIDQLDPIYSYAGPGHWNDPDMLEVGNGGMTTEENRSHFSLWALLAAPLLAGNDIANMSADTKQILLNKEVIAVDQDPLGIQGHRVRKSGDLEVWSKQLADGGRAVILLNRGAATASISADWADIGYPPTVMATVRDLWAKKDMGKFAANYTAQVPSHGVVMIRVNP, from the coding sequence ATGCCCTCGCCCACGCGGGCCCTGGATAACGGCCTGGCGAGGACGCCGCCGATGGGCTGGAATAGCTGGAACAAGTTCGCCTGCGACGGTCTGAATGAGAAGGTCGTCCGCGAGACGGCGGACACGATGGTGAGCAACGGCATGAAGGACGCCGGCTACCAGTATGTGAACCTCGACGACTGCTGGCAGAGTTCGCGCGATGCTGACGGCAACATCGTCGTTGATGCGGTCCACTTTCCCTCGGGCATCAAGGCGCTTGCGGACTATGTTCACTCGAAGGGCCTGAAGTTCGGGCTCTACAGCGACGCGGGCACCCTGACCTGCGCGAAGCGGCCGGGTAGTATCGGTCACGAGTATCAGGATGCGCTGCAGTATGCGAAGTGGGGCGTCGACTACCTGAAGGAAGACTGGTGCAGCACCCTGCCCGGTCAAAGCGCCGAGTCCTCCTACACGCTGATGCGCGACGCGCTCGCTGATGCGGCAAAGAAGACGGGCCACCCGATCCTCTTTTCGTTGTGCGAGTGGGGCTCGAACAAGCCCTGGCTCTGGGCTGGCCCGGTGGGCAATATGTGGCGTTCGACCGGCGACATTCAGGATTGCTGGAACTGCAAGAAAGACTGGGGCGGCAATGGCGTCGTTCAGATCATCGACCAGCTCGATCCTATCTACTCCTACGCAGGGCCGGGCCACTGGAACGACCCGGATATGCTGGAGGTTGGCAACGGCGGTATGACCACAGAGGAGAATCGGTCACACTTCAGCCTGTGGGCGCTGCTGGCCGCTCCGCTGCTGGCGGGCAACGACATCGCAAACATGTCCGCCGATACGAAGCAGATCCTGCTGAACAAGGAAGTGATCGCGGTGGACCAGGATCCCCTGGGTATCCAGGGACATCGGGTGAGGAAGAGCGGCGATCTCGAGGTGTGGTCGAAACAGCTCGCGGATGGTGGGCGTGCGGTGATCCTGCTGAACCGCGGAGCGGCGACAGCGTCAATCTCCGCAGACTGGGCCGACATCGGCTACCCCCCGACGGTTATGGCGACGGTTCGCGACCTGTGGGCGAAGAAGGACATGGGTAAGTTCGCTGCGAACTACACGGCGCAAGTGCCGAGCCACGGAGTCGTGATGATCCGCGTTAACCCTTAG
- a CDS encoding NAD(P)H-dependent glycerol-3-phosphate dehydrogenase — translation MSRIAILGAGAWGTALTISLARRGGHELVLWSHSESLAETMTETGRNVTYLPNAMVPADVQITADLPGAIFEADILLCVPPSQHMRGIVSHIAPLLTRNQILISASKGIEDGSFLRMSQVMASVTNNPIGVLSGPSFAQEVATGQPTAIVAAASDGVLAQLIQQEFTSPSLRVYTNDDVSGVELGGALKNVIALAAGVVVGLDLGSNSAAALITRGIAEITRLSVACGGRRQTLAGLSGVGDLVLTCTGGLSRNRTVGVELGKGRKLNAILAELNGKVAEGIRSTTAALGLAARYGVDMPITEQVDAILNHDKDPKDAIRELMTRPGRDE, via the coding sequence TTGAGCCGCATTGCAATTCTTGGAGCTGGTGCCTGGGGCACCGCACTGACGATCTCTTTGGCCCGGCGTGGGGGGCATGAACTCGTACTGTGGTCGCATTCGGAGTCTCTCGCCGAGACGATGACCGAGACCGGCCGGAACGTGACCTATCTGCCGAACGCGATGGTTCCGGCGGATGTCCAGATTACTGCCGATCTGCCGGGCGCGATCTTCGAGGCAGACATTTTGCTGTGCGTGCCTCCGTCGCAGCACATGCGCGGCATCGTCTCGCATATCGCGCCGCTGCTGACGCGCAACCAGATCCTGATCAGCGCCAGTAAAGGAATCGAGGACGGAAGCTTCCTGCGCATGTCGCAGGTGATGGCCTCGGTGACCAACAACCCGATTGGAGTGTTGAGCGGCCCGTCTTTTGCTCAGGAGGTCGCTACCGGCCAGCCGACGGCGATCGTTGCGGCTGCCAGCGACGGTGTCCTGGCGCAGCTTATCCAGCAGGAGTTCACCAGTCCGTCGCTGCGTGTCTACACGAACGACGACGTATCCGGGGTGGAACTTGGCGGCGCGTTGAAGAACGTCATCGCGTTGGCGGCCGGTGTGGTGGTGGGCCTCGATCTGGGCAGTAACTCTGCCGCGGCGCTGATTACTCGGGGCATCGCCGAGATCACTCGCCTGTCCGTCGCCTGCGGAGGCCGCAGGCAGACACTTGCCGGACTCTCTGGCGTAGGTGATCTTGTCCTTACATGCACAGGAGGCCTCTCCCGCAATCGCACCGTCGGTGTCGAACTCGGCAAGGGGCGCAAGCTCAACGCGATCCTTGCCGAGCTCAACGGCAAGGTGGCCGAAGGGATTCGCAGCACTACCGCCGCGTTGGGACTGGCTGCCCGCTACGGCGTCGATATGCCGATCACTGAGCAGGTGGACGCGATTCTGAATCACGACAAGGACCCCAAGGATGCGATCCGCGAGCTGATGACGCGTCCCGGACGGGATGAGTAA